One Grus americana isolate bGruAme1 chromosome Z, bGruAme1.mat, whole genome shotgun sequence DNA window includes the following coding sequences:
- the CLTA gene encoding clathrin light chain A isoform X2 yields MADLELFGAQQQQPPAAAADNGALDGAEEDPAAAFLLQQENEIAGIENDEGYSILESGEVPAALQGPDGLDSGAVDGVVNGDVYQESNGPTDSYAAISQVDRLQSEPESIRKWREEQKERLEQLDANSRKQEAEWKEKAIKELEEWYARQDEKLQKTKASNSTNINHPCYSLEQAAEEAFVNDAEEIFPGTEWERVAQLCDFNPKSSKQAKDVSRMRSVLISLKQAPLVR; encoded by the exons ATGGCCGACCTGGAGCTCTTcggtgctcagcagcagcagccgccggccgccgccgccgatAACGGGGCGCTGGACGGCGCCGAGGAGGATCCTGCCGCCGCTTTCCTGTTGCAGCAGGAGAACGAGATCGCGGGCATCGAGAACGACGAGGGCTACAGCATCCTGGAGAGCGGCGAGGTGCCGGCGGCGCTGCAGGGTCCGGACGGCCTCGACTCGG GTGCTGTTGATGGAGTGGTTAATGGAGATGTCTATCAG GAGAGTAATGGTCCAACAGACTCCTATGCTGCCATATCACAAGTAGATCGACTGCAGTCAGAACCGGAGAGCATTCGTAAGTGGAGAGAGGAGCAAAAGGAGCGCCTGGAGCAACTTG ATGCGAACTCACGAAAGCAGGAAGcagaatggaaagagaaagcaataaaagaGTTGGAGGAGTGGTATGCAAGGCAAGATGAAAAgctccagaagacaaaagcAAGCAACAG CACAAACATAAATCATCCTTGCTACAGCCTAGAACA GGCAGCTGAAGAAGCCTTTGTGAATGATGCAGAAGAGATTTTTCCGGGCACTGAGTGGGAACGTGTGGCTCAGCTCTGTGACTTTAATCCCAAGTCTAGTAAGCAGGCAAAAGATGTGTCCCGTATGCGTTCAGTCCTCATCTCACTCAAGCAGGCTCCGCTGGTTCGCTGA
- the CLTA gene encoding clathrin light chain A isoform X1, giving the protein MADLELFGAQQQQPPAAAADNGALDGAEEDPAAAFLLQQENEIAGIENDEGYSILESGEVPAALQGPDGLDSGAVDGVVNGDVYQESNGPTDSYAAISQVDRLQSEPESIRKWREEQKERLEQLDANSRKQEAEWKEKAIKELEEWYARQDEKLQKTKASNRVADEAFYKQPFADVIGYVTNINHPCYSLEQAAEEAFVNDAEEIFPGTEWERVAQLCDFNPKSSKQAKDVSRMRSVLISLKQAPLVR; this is encoded by the exons ATGGCCGACCTGGAGCTCTTcggtgctcagcagcagcagccgccggccgccgccgccgatAACGGGGCGCTGGACGGCGCCGAGGAGGATCCTGCCGCCGCTTTCCTGTTGCAGCAGGAGAACGAGATCGCGGGCATCGAGAACGACGAGGGCTACAGCATCCTGGAGAGCGGCGAGGTGCCGGCGGCGCTGCAGGGTCCGGACGGCCTCGACTCGG GTGCTGTTGATGGAGTGGTTAATGGAGATGTCTATCAG GAGAGTAATGGTCCAACAGACTCCTATGCTGCCATATCACAAGTAGATCGACTGCAGTCAGAACCGGAGAGCATTCGTAAGTGGAGAGAGGAGCAAAAGGAGCGCCTGGAGCAACTTG ATGCGAACTCACGAAAGCAGGAAGcagaatggaaagagaaagcaataaaagaGTTGGAGGAGTGGTATGCAAGGCAAGATGAAAAgctccagaagacaaaagcAAGCAACAG GGTGGCAGATGAAGCTTTCTACAAACAACCCTTCGCTGACGTGATTGGTTATGT CACAAACATAAATCATCCTTGCTACAGCCTAGAACA GGCAGCTGAAGAAGCCTTTGTGAATGATGCAGAAGAGATTTTTCCGGGCACTGAGTGGGAACGTGTGGCTCAGCTCTGTGACTTTAATCCCAAGTCTAGTAAGCAGGCAAAAGATGTGTCCCGTATGCGTTCAGTCCTCATCTCACTCAAGCAGGCTCCGCTGGTTCGCTGA
- the CLTA gene encoding clathrin light chain A isoform X3, translated as MADLELFGAQQQQPPAAAADNGALDGAEEDPAAAFLLQQENEIAGIENDEGYSILESGEVPAALQGPDGLDSGAVDGVVNGDVYQESNGPTDSYAAISQVDRLQSEPESIRKWREEQKERLEQLDANSRKQEAEWKEKAIKELEEWYARQDEKLQKTKASNRAAEEAFVNDAEEIFPGTEWERVAQLCDFNPKSSKQAKDVSRMRSVLISLKQAPLVR; from the exons ATGGCCGACCTGGAGCTCTTcggtgctcagcagcagcagccgccggccgccgccgccgatAACGGGGCGCTGGACGGCGCCGAGGAGGATCCTGCCGCCGCTTTCCTGTTGCAGCAGGAGAACGAGATCGCGGGCATCGAGAACGACGAGGGCTACAGCATCCTGGAGAGCGGCGAGGTGCCGGCGGCGCTGCAGGGTCCGGACGGCCTCGACTCGG GTGCTGTTGATGGAGTGGTTAATGGAGATGTCTATCAG GAGAGTAATGGTCCAACAGACTCCTATGCTGCCATATCACAAGTAGATCGACTGCAGTCAGAACCGGAGAGCATTCGTAAGTGGAGAGAGGAGCAAAAGGAGCGCCTGGAGCAACTTG ATGCGAACTCACGAAAGCAGGAAGcagaatggaaagagaaagcaataaaagaGTTGGAGGAGTGGTATGCAAGGCAAGATGAAAAgctccagaagacaaaagcAAGCAACAG GGCAGCTGAAGAAGCCTTTGTGAATGATGCAGAAGAGATTTTTCCGGGCACTGAGTGGGAACGTGTGGCTCAGCTCTGTGACTTTAATCCCAAGTCTAGTAAGCAGGCAAAAGATGTGTCCCGTATGCGTTCAGTCCTCATCTCACTCAAGCAGGCTCCGCTGGTTCGCTGA